In the Clostridium sp. 'White wine YQ' genome, CACATCGTATAAAAGTAGCATTATTGCTATCAAAATAATATAAGTACTATGAACTTCAATTGCTTGCCTACTTACAACTAATATAAGCATTGAAAAGAATAATACTCTACATATATTTTCAATAATATCTAACATTACATGTTTATTTTCATTATTCCCTAAGGTATAAGGAACAGGTCTAATAAAGTAAAATAAGTTAGGTATCATAGGTAATAAAAAGATTATTAGTCCATAGAATGAAAATCCAAAGTAATAGTTCACTTGAATACCTCTTTCGCAATTAAATGTATTATGAATATTGTATCACCTTTTTACCATTATTTTCACTAAATATATATTTAATCCAAATAAAAAACACTATAAATCTATTGCAGAAAATATAGTGTCTAATATCTCATACTATTAAATTACTATCCTTGTATTATAGGCACTACTATATCATTCACAAAGAATAAGCCTGTCCCTATGATAGCTAGTATCAAAAATGCTATAAATTTAAATCTACTTTCTTTTGAATCAATTTCCTTGTATCCATAAAAAATATAGAATATAAATGCTAACAGTAATATTAATGCAACAAATATATCCTTATAACCTGTATCAACAATTAGGTGATCCTGTGAATAAAACCATGAGTTTATTGCTCTATTAGCTATAATTACAAAGAAAATTAAAACAAATAGCCAATCTGATTTCTTACTTTTCTTTCTTATTAAACTAATGATATTAATAAGTAATAGAACAGCTAAAAATCCATATACTACCATAGCTACATTTGGATAAAATCTATCCATAATAAAAGCTACAAAAAATAAAAATAAATAATAACTAAAAACCCCTGCTTTCTGCTTTTCTTCCATTTATATGCACCTTCTTAATAAATTTCTTCTTTTATATAAATATCGTACCATCCTTCCTATACCAACTAATCAATTATTTAATATATATATAATTGTATTCACAAATTCTATACCGTATAATAAAACAAACAAATTATTTACAAAGGAGAGCTTTTAATAATGACTACATTTATTGCGCTGCTGCGTGGCATTAACGTAGGTGGCAAAAATATTATTAAGATGGCTGAGCTAAAAAAAGCACTTGAATCCATTGGACTTCTTGAGGTAAAAACATATATTCAAAGTGGAAATGTTCTTTTTAAATCAAGTGAAGATAAAAAAATTATAAAAGAGAAAATAGAACGTGAGATTGAAAAAACCTTTAAAATTTCCTTAACAGTTGTTTTAAGAACCTCTACAGAGCTTGAAGACATAATTAATAATTGTCCTTTTTCTGATGAACAAATAAAAGATGCTGAATCTCACTCAGACTCAGAATGTCTTTATGTAGCACTCTTAACTGATTCACCATTACAAGAAAACGTTGAAAAATTAAAATCTTATAAAAGTGAAAATGATGAATATAGCATTATAGGAAGAGATGTATATCTATTATTTAAAAACAGTATTAGAAATTCAAAGCTTGCTAATAATCTACATAAACTAGATGTACCTGCAACTGTTCGTAACTGGAAAACCATAAGCAAATTGGTTGCTTTATCAAAAGAAATGAATACATAAAGAATTCATGCAATAAAAACTCTATTTGTGTATAAAAAGTTTTTTATAATCCATCATATTAATTGAAAGGTGGTATTATAGTGAAAAAATTAATTACTTTTTTAATTTTCTTATGTCTATCATTCAATTTCTTTGGGATAACATCTTTTGCTGAACCCATTACAAATACCCTAAAGCAAGGGATTTATAGTGCATCGACTTTAAACCTCGAGCCTAGTAAAACTTATGCCGTTCAAAACACTTCTAAAGAGTTCACAATGCATGTAACAGTATACGATGATCATCAAGTAATTCTAGAATATTTACGACTTGAACCCAATACTGGAAAACAAAATCTATTACCTATTAAACCAACTTATAATCTTATTATATTTGGCAAGGGTGATGTATTTATTTCCTAAACAAAAAACACCGAAAAACTTATCGGTGTTTTTTCAATTTATTATTTATCTTCTCTAACTATAAATTGATTTCCGTCTTGATCCTTAAATGAAAACATCTTTCCATATGGCATATTCATCAATTCTGCTACTTCAACTCCATTTTCTTTCATGTCGCTATATGTAGCTTCTATATCTGTTGTACTTAATAATATTGAAGGATGTTCAACATTAGTTGATGGATTTTGAGCCTTCATTGCGTTCTTATCATATAAAACGAAAGTTGTAAACTCATCTGCACTTGGTCCAACCTCTATCCATTTCATATTTGGTCCCATAGCTTGCTCAAATTTAACAACGAAGTTCATTTTTTCTGTCCAGAATTTTTTAGCCTCTTCTTGGTTATTAACGTATAATGTTATCTTTCCTATTTTGTTGATCATTCTCTACTCCTCCTTAGTGGTTATAATTATATTATATACCCTATTTTACATATTTTATAGAAGATCTTACTTATTGCTTACTGTTGCAAATAATCCGTCACACATCTCCTTTAAATTTGTACCCTCACCACGTTTATTACTTAAAAGAATAACTACATATCCTGTATTCATATCTCTTCTTATTAGTGATGTAAATCCAAGTATATCCCCTTCATGTTCAATAAGTTTTTGATTATCTTTATTAATTATAAACCAGCCAAAGCCATAACCATTTTGATATGGAGTTAACATTTCCTTTAAAGAATTATCATTTATAAGCTTACCTGAGCATAAGTTATTATTCCATACAAGTAAATCTTCTGCATTTGAATATAAGTTTCCAGCAGCATAAGCTAATGATGGATCCATATTTATGTCTTTTTGATATTGATTAGATTTATGATTTATATATGCGTACCCTTCTGCCTTTTCAGTTGCTCTATCCATATTATTTAAAGTTCCAGTAGACTCAAGTTTTAAAGGTTTAAATATATTCTCTTCCATATAATTTTCATAACTCATACCTGATACTTTCTCAATTATATATCCAAGTAATACATAGTTAGAATTGCTATATTCATACTTAGTTCCAGGTGTAAAATTTAGTTTCTTATCCTTAAAAAGTTCAACGAGCTTCTCAGGGGTATAGCTATCTGAACTAATGAACTTGATGTACTCAGGGATACCTGAAGTATGATTTAGAAGATTATAAATTTTTATCTTATTCCCATTAGGATAATTTTCAATATATTTATCAATTGTATCTTGGACATTTAAGAGACCTTTTTCCTGAAGCATTAATATTGCTGTTGCAGTAAATTGTTTTGTTATTGAAGCTATTCTAAAAACAGTTTTGGGAGTGTTTTGTATCTTATTTTCAGCATTTGCCATACCATATCCATTTTCAAATAAAATCTTTTCATTTTTAGCCACAAGAACTGTACCATTAAAATTACTATACTTCTTCATGTAATTTTCTAATTTTAAATATGTTTCATCCTTATCTTTATCTTTATTAACTGTTTCTATTGTGTCTGCTTTATTATTTGAACAACCAGTTAATAATAGTGTAAAAGTAATTAATAAAGTACTTATAATCGAGATTTTTCTTTTCATAATATTCTCCTTTATATCTTACTATCTTAAAGTGTTATATATAAAACTATCCTCTAGGTGCATACATGATTATGATAGCTCCAATTAATGCTATTGCTCCGCCAATTCAAAAATTCCATGTTGTCCTCCTCTAGGGTTTTCTATAATAATTACCTCATATTTTATCATGCCTAAATATTTTAGTTAATAAAAATAACTAAGATTACTTTACTAAGTAGTTTATCTTAGTTATCTTTTGTTTTTATTAAGAACTACCTTTATATAACCTCTTTAGTTCATCCTTTGGCATTAACGCCTGAACTAAATACCCCATTAATATTACCCCAGGCAGATCAATTAATAGTCTTGCTATTGTAAATTTATAGCCAAGTGCAGCAAATTCAAACATAAGGGTAGATACTTTGGTTACACACCAAGCATTCATAAAAATTATTATATTGCTAAATTTAACACCCTTTTTAAGTAATACTATTGTAAAAGGAAATGCTGCATACATCGGACCTGCTGCTAATGAACCTATAAGTATAGCAAGAAATATTCCTGTTATTCCTGAATTATCCCCCATGTACTTCATCATGGTTTCTCTTGGAATCCAAACATCCATTAATCCTAAAAGTAACATAATTGGAGGTACTACTAAAATCATCTGTTCAAAACTTGAAAAAGCTATACCAAAGGATTTCAACCCCAAATCCTTATTGATAATTGTGATTACTATTGTTATCAAAAGAGCTACAATAAAAAAAGAATACCTCTTTGCTAGAGTTTTTATCATATTATTGGCACCACCTTTTCAACAAAAAATGCTACTATAATTGAAAAGATAAATGCTATAAAGTTTCTATAAAAGGTGCCTCTTTTTCCTATATATTTAGCTTCCAAAGGAATAGTGATTATTCCTATAAGAGTTAGTGTTGATATAAGTGCTGCTACTTGAGCTATTCCTGCCCCATTATTAAGAAGCATATTTCCTGTAGAAAAAGCTACAAAGGTAGGCATCATAGCTATACTTCCTAATATAGCTGCTAAAAACACTCCCAAAACGCCAGAGTTACTTCCTAATATACTTGATATTGTTTCAGGTTTAAGTATTGCAAGTGTTAACCCAACAATGATAATTATTCCTAAAAACTGTGGTAACATATTCTCTAGGGATTTCCACCCATTTAATAGTGCTTTTTTAGTTTTTGCCTTATCTTTTCTATAAGACAATAAGAAAAGTATAATAGCAGCTGAATAAAGAAAAAGACTGCTCATATTACTCTACTCCCATAACTTATTATTAATATTAATATTATTATATTATCTAAAAAGATTAATGTGAGTTCCAATAAGCAAACTTAATTATGAGCTATTATACTTTTATATGCTGGTTTACCGATTATTAGAGTTATTATAACTCTTTCCTCTTACTTAATTTATAATTCTCCCCATAACAACAGTATTATAATAATTTCCATCCTTATGAATTCTATCATTTATTAATAATCCTTCTTGGACAAATCCAAAGCTTTTATAAAGGTCAATAGCTTTTGTGTTGGTTTCAACTACATATAAGCATACTTTTTTTATTCCCACTTTATCAGCTTGTCCCAAAATATTATCAATAAGCACGTGCCCAATGCCATAACCCCAATATTCTTTTAAAATGCAAATTCCAAACTCAGCCTTATGTCTATATCTACTTAGCTCATTTCCTTGTAATCGTGCAAAACCAACTAGCTTTTCTCCTACTTCTGCTACTAAAAATAAGTTTTTTTCTGATATTGAATCTTCATAAATTAGCTTCTCAAAATCCTCTGATGATAATAATCCTTCACCGGCTTCTCTATCAAGATTTTCTGTTTCTCCATCAATCTTAATTCTGAGTGCTGAAAGTTCTTCTGAATCCCCTTTTGTTGGACATCTAAGAATCCATGTGAGTCTTTTACCTTCTATCTGCTTCTTATTTATAATCATTTGAACCCCCAAGTATTTAATTAGTTTAAATGCCTAAAATTTTTATTATCTGAATTAATAGTATCAACTGATGATTTTACTTCAATCTTACCGTTAACATCATAATCGTAAACATAGGTTACATTAGGCTCATCTTTATAAACAACCTTAATTACATATCCTCCATATCCAAGCAGTTTACTATCTAGTCGATAATCAACAAATAAATCATAGCCTTCTTCATTAACATTCTTTTCTGATAAAAACTTTACCATAGCAACTTTACCTTCAGTAATCTTTTGTACCTTCTGATTTTGATAACTTTTCTGAAAATAGAAAATAGTACCTCCAATTAAAACTATAATAATAGCTATAATTGTAATAATTCTCTTCATACCGTATTCCCCCATACATTTTATCTTTATTAATATCATCCAATCCCATCATATATAACAAAATATAACGGTCCAACTTTAGTTACTTTAAAATCTCCAAGTTGGGCCCCGCCTTTATCAACAGGTCTTTTATCAAAATAATAGTATTTTACGTTATCTTGAGTACTATCATGAGAACTTTCAATAATACGAGATTCTAATGCTGCCTTTCTATACCCTGTTATAAACAAGTGTAATCTTAGTGCATAATAAGGATTCAAGTGCATAATTATTGTAAATGCCATTATTATGCTAATGATTAATATAATGAGTTTTTTTCTCACCAATATAACCTACCTTCCGTTTATATTCTAAATAAAAGTCGTTGAACTCCCACTACAAATCTATACATTATTGGATAAATTACAATTAATATTAGTAAAGAACTTAATAAACTTAAATCATGTGCCACTAAAAACGAGAAAATCAATGATATTAAACACAAAAAAATTATCACGATGTAACCATACATAAAAAACTTTCCTATGAAGGTGAAAAGTTTACTTTTTCCTTCAAATTTATCAATCCAAAATAACTTATTTAAAAATCTCTTCATTTTTGAGATCATATTCACAGTTTAAACTCCTTTCTTGACTTGATGCGTAGTTCTTTGAATTATATAAATATTATATAAATAATGAGCCACAATTATATTTCTCATCATATTCTTTTCTAAGCTTTTTAACCTTAGGTAAAATATCATAATTACCTGTCAAAACATCTTGTCCATAATTTCTTAAAAGTCTAGCATATTTCTCAATAACAATTATGATTTCATCATTACTAGAGTATTTATCTTTATAATACTCTAATTTTTCTGCAGGAATCTGCTCATAAAATGAATCTATATTTTCATAATTAAGATACTCATAAACTTGAGTATTGCATTTTCTATATATAAGTAAATCATCCAAGTCATATGTTTGTTCTTTCTTGAGGAATTTATTAATTAATTTCTTTTCTTTCACAATAATGTATATAACAATAGGAAAACTGGGTGCTTCAATAACATGATTTATAATTTTCAATTTAAAACCTGTTTTTTCAAAAATAATGCAAGGTCTAGTAATATCATCTTCACTAATTCCATAACTAAATCCAAATTCCTCAGTCAAATAAGAAAACTTCTCATTACATAGTTGAAAAAATAACTCACTCTCCATAATTATGCTCCTTGTAATAAAAATCTAACTTCTAAATTTGATTGTATATATGAAAATTATACCATATATGAGTTATTATGGACATTGAAAGTAAAAACACCGTATAACATATACGGTGTTTTAATTCTTACTTCTTCATAACTGGAATCCAAATTTCACTTCTATAGTCTGGTGCTGTTGTGTCCTTACTTTCATTCCAAAGTATCTCTGGCCCTTCTACAACTTCATAGTTTGAAGCTGGCAGCCATTCTGAGTATATACGTCCCCATATATTTTGTAGTGTCTCTGGGAATGGTCCTTTAGCTTCAAATACAGCCCAAGTTGTAGGGGCCACTTCAAGCTTCTTAAATTTATCAGAACATTCTTTATTTGTAGCTACGCCAATATAGTGATCAAGTCCACCTTTTTCTTCCATTCTATTTTCTGAGAAGTTTGTTGAGGCACTAATAATTCCTCTTGGGTCTACATTTGAAAGTTCCTTAAGCTCTTTAATGATCTCTGGAGTTAAACTTTGCCACATAGATGCGATTTCAGTATTTACTCCATTAAATACTATTGGAACTCTCTTCATAATTCCTACTATGGAAAATCCCTCTTTTTCTTCAATTCTATACTTCATTTCATTTCCTCCCTTAATTGTAAGTTGGAAGGTCATTCTTGGATATGCTTTAAGAGCTTTACCATTATTCCTTGCTTCTGAAGGTGTTATTCCGTGTAAATTCTGAAATGCTCTAGTAAATGAATCTGGTGAGTTATATCCATATTTTATTGCTATATCAATCACCTTAAAAT is a window encoding:
- a CDS encoding AraC family transcriptional regulator, whose protein sequence is MDSLGKMNDALNYIEENLDGEIDLKEVAKIAFCSEYHFQRMFSFLAGITLSEYIRRRRLTLAAFELSNSNFKVIDIAIKYGYNSPDSFTRAFQNLHGITPSEARNNGKALKAYPRMTFQLTIKGGNEMKYRIEEKEGFSIVGIMKRVPIVFNGVNTEIASMWQSLTPEIIKELKELSNVDPRGIISASTNFSENRMEEKGGLDHYIGVATNKECSDKFKKLEVAPTTWAVFEAKGPFPETLQNIWGRIYSEWLPASNYEVVEGPEILWNESKDTTAPDYRSEIWIPVMKK
- a CDS encoding permease, which encodes MIKTLAKRYSFFIVALLITIVITIINKDLGLKSFGIAFSSFEQMILVVPPIMLLLGLMDVWIPRETMMKYMGDNSGITGIFLAILIGSLAAGPMYAAFPFTIVLLKKGVKFSNIIIFMNAWCVTKVSTLMFEFAALGYKFTIARLLIDLPGVILMGYLVQALMPKDELKRLYKGSS
- a CDS encoding DUF1697 domain-containing protein; this encodes MTTFIALLRGINVGGKNIIKMAELKKALESIGLLEVKTYIQSGNVLFKSSEDKKIIKEKIEREIEKTFKISLTVVLRTSTELEDIINNCPFSDEQIKDAESHSDSECLYVALLTDSPLQENVEKLKSYKSENDEYSIIGRDVYLLFKNSIRNSKLANNLHKLDVPATVRNWKTISKLVALSKEMNT
- a CDS encoding serine hydrolase domain-containing protein; translation: MKRKISIISTLLITFTLLLTGCSNNKADTIETVNKDKDKDETYLKLENYMKKYSNFNGTVLVAKNEKILFENGYGMANAENKIQNTPKTVFRIASITKQFTATAILMLQEKGLLNVQDTIDKYIENYPNGNKIKIYNLLNHTSGIPEYIKFISSDSYTPEKLVELFKDKKLNFTPGTKYEYSNSNYVLLGYIIEKVSGMSYENYMEENIFKPLKLESTGTLNNMDRATEKAEGYAYINHKSNQYQKDINMDPSLAYAAGNLYSNAEDLLVWNNNLCSGKLINDNSLKEMLTPYQNGYGFGWFIINKDNQKLIEHEGDILGFTSLIRRDMNTGYVVILLSNKRGEGTNLKEMCDGLFATVSNK
- a CDS encoding DUF3139 domain-containing protein, which produces MKRIITIIAIIIVLIGGTIFYFQKSYQNQKVQKITEGKVAMVKFLSEKNVNEEGYDLFVDYRLDSKLLGYGGYVIKVVYKDEPNVTYVYDYDVNGKIEVKSSVDTINSDNKNFRHLN
- a CDS encoding VOC family protein; this encodes MINKIGKITLYVNNQEEAKKFWTEKMNFVVKFEQAMGPNMKWIEVGPSADEFTTFVLYDKNAMKAQNPSTNVEHPSILLSTTDIEATYSDMKENGVEVAELMNMPYGKMFSFKDQDGNQFIVREDK
- a CDS encoding permease, translated to MSSLFLYSAAIILFLLSYRKDKAKTKKALLNGWKSLENMLPQFLGIIIIVGLTLAILKPETISSILGSNSGVLGVFLAAILGSIAMMPTFVAFSTGNMLLNNGAGIAQVAALISTLTLIGIITIPLEAKYIGKRGTFYRNFIAFIFSIIVAFFVEKVVPII
- a CDS encoding GNAT family N-acetyltransferase, translated to MIINKKQIEGKRLTWILRCPTKGDSEELSALRIKIDGETENLDREAGEGLLSSEDFEKLIYEDSISEKNLFLVAEVGEKLVGFARLQGNELSRYRHKAEFGICILKEYWGYGIGHVLIDNILGQADKVGIKKVCLYVVETNTKAIDLYKSFGFVQEGLLINDRIHKDGNYYNTVVMGRIIN